From the genome of Phlebotomus papatasi isolate M1 chromosome 2, Ppap_2.1, whole genome shotgun sequence:
GCGATACTCAGTACTTTGGTATAAAAGCTCACACCGCGAACTTGTGAGATTAGTTCAATCGTGGCTGTTATGAGTTGCTAGACAAATCACGTATCAGTTTTAGTTGTATGTTTTTTAACACTGAAAATGGTGATAAAGATGAGTGAACGCAGTAAATCTCCAATGGCGCGCAAAGAGGTCATTGGGAATCGCAAGGAGATTCGAATCGGAAAGAATGATGCCCATTTGCGAATTGTGGGCAATGACAATCGTGTCCTAGTTAAATTCAACAGTGGCTTTGTGGATGTCGTTGGAAATTCATCAAAGATTAAGGTGCTTAGGAATGATGGTGATATTCAGTACACCGGAAATAGTGGACGCATAAGTCTTGGCTCGGACAGCACCAATACTCATGTTCACTACACTGGAACAGATGGACGATTAAAGTTAGTCAATGAAGAGGAGCTTGTGATGTCATCAAAGAAAAAATCCCCTCAGAGCAGAAATGTTGCACATGAGAAAGACAGTGAACAAAAGCAGAGGAATCAGGAAAAACTCTTTCCCGACATCACCAATGTGAAAATTAACAACAATTCCGGAAATATCGTCATAAACAACATTATCATTTCATGAGAATCTCATTAATgtacatttaatttatttattgttttcatCAATTATAGTGCCAAGTTACAATAGTTTACAATTAAATGAGCGATACATGAActtttccattgagaaaaacaaatcttgtggttttggaaaatttctcatGATTTTCTTAAGCTCTCTGTCCAACtctaaatcatcaaaatcggactatacaaacattttacttgaaCATGTCTTGCCAAGTTTAGCAAATTTATGCAATGTGTACAAATGAatttaaaggaatattttcGTTACGAAAAACTAATTATCTTgtaataaaatcttttttttaagcatattttgtaAGTTTTTCAAAACAGCTtagtcatcaaaatcggtcatttTTTGGCTTCACACGGGGTTAACACTTGAAGGTTGATGCCCGCTctcgaatttctttttttctaaacacCAAGGCCACTGACTTTTTTAAGTCTATCAGAGGAGTTAAACTATGTGATTAAGCCAGGTTTGAAGACAGTTTTATATTTCTTAATTTACCATATCCTTTAAAAGAGATTAAAATGAATCTCGATttaagagattttcttactATTCTCAACTTTAAGACTTctgttataaattttaaaatagccaAGATGTAAGAGAAGCAAAATGGATATGTCCCTCAATTCTTAGATAAACATTTAATCGCGTCTTTTGATTCGTCTTTAAAGGATGGCCCCTGATGGCCCGTATGGTCATTAAAAAaggtctttaattttttaagaatcAAATTTCTTTTACTCTGAACGCGAAAATAACTAATAAAATAACTAAATAAGCTGAAATGAAAGTTTCAACATTAAATTGTCTCTAATTTCCAAGTATCATTATCGAAATCAAGGATCTGATACCTCTATGAGAGAAatcaaaaaaagttaaaataacattccggaaatgttaattttaccctgcattatttatccgaaatcggtgtaaatattatgctttttaagagtattacgggttaaagtcagccttttttcatgttaattttacccttaaaaaggtgtaaacttaacattaaaaaatgttgatatatttttacacctaaaaagtgttaaagttacgaggaaaaaaagttaatcccaccctcttttttctcagtgtcggcTTAATACGCTCTTTGTATCTCTTTTGTGCCTTTCTTATGGATTCAAAACCAATTGGTTTCTTGCATGAATCcaagtattttgggcaatgaTCCATAATTTTTGATAGACAGAATATGCCTTTCCCTACAAGTATTTAATTCTGGACAGTCTCTGGTGATTGCTATTGTAACAGGTTCATTTTAAACGTATGGAAGACTAGAGAACATCTGTTAAAACATTCACCACATTCCTTAAAACATTCCTGTCTAATTCTAGCAGGAAATTACTTTTTGCTGTTGAAGGGCCCATAATCAAGGCCATAGATTGCCTACAACATTGACAATTTTTCCAAGATTACTGTTGCCAGTggtggaattctgtaacaatatgacaatgtcataagacaaattttcttgataagtaggggaaagtactctcccttcgaacgttcatgccttcgaataatgtgaatttcttttgtttttcgtaagagatttacactaaattatcacgaaatattcaacaattgatgataagccaactaatatttaatagaaatgtgtaagtctcttaggaaaactaaaagaaaattcacattattcgaaggcatgaacgttctaagggagagtactttcccctataggagcaggacaacattaagGCCCAATGAGCACAGAATGCTCATTGCAATGAACTCTGCTTTTAGTAACTGATTTGAGTCTTATTTCCGATTAATTCTTCGGAAtttattacattaaaaatttgaagttcGTCATATGaaattgtcatactgttacagaatccccCTACAGGTCTGCAATCTATCAGCTACCTCATTTTTAGAACTTCGCTTAAGATTCCCAGTACGGACAGAATTATACCAGTTCAATGTGGGAAACCTTTGAATTGGGCTAGCTTTGAAATcgtcttttttcttctatttttaaatcaaactgGGCTTTATTGTGATGTAAtttagaaaaatcccaatttcaaagctgctccaAATCAAAGGTGTCACACATTGAACTTGTAGAACTCTCCCAACTGGTAGTCGGGAGAGTTCTAAGTTCCATTCCGGATAACACAGCTAACTCACGATTCCGATACGCTACACATTGTGAGAACTTTTGGCCAAAAAAGAATATTCTGACAAGAATTACGTGCATTTAACGAAAATGTCTCATAATTTGTAGACAACATAAAGGATTACATAAGTATTTAAAATGCCTAAAATgagattttgtatttttttttcaagatagtGGAAATAGGTATGATTAggaagaatcacacctaattagtTCCAAGTGATTTTTAAAGAACCAAAATCCTgtaactaaataaaattatgtgttctgcaattttcaattaaaaactttcaaaattcaGGCATTAGCATTTGGTTTACAAATTTACTTTTGAAAAGATTGTTActgcacacagaaaaaaatatttcgtgaaactgttcgtaaatgtttgtgaattcctactggggacttatgAAAATGGTCGTAATTCGTATAATCCccaaaaaagtttataaaagtttgtatatgcttcacaaacattattcataacatgatcacttgatgaggacttttattcttttacaaacctttgttcgtacatttttgctCATCttgcaaaactttaaaaataaattacagttttatgaaaacttgaaaaaattaagaaaaaggcGATTCAGCCGAAGCTAATGACCAGATCTTCCAAAGATTGTATTAAGTTTCTGTAAGTTTATTCCCTTTGACATGAAACTTAAATGAAATTCACACCTTGTGCACTAGacaaacttacgacttaaatCGAAAGGTGAGTTAccgtaattaaaatcaaaatagaaagcaattaatacgaacagtaatatcttattcatcgtattactccactgcagtgtactctttctaacacacgtgattttccatttgaaattttgcatactatattcctctctccggcttttcttaatattgattgatttatttattttcatctctgttttttCCCCACCCTCATgcgaccatcgccgtcttagcgtcggttgcaacctccgggatgaaaacgatggaaaatcccttcttTGGTTGTATGTTTAGTGACCGTGCATATGCACGCAGGCCACTTATTTGAGAAGATGGGTATGCTCATACAGAGagttaatattaatatttaattaataatattaataatataagatcaatattaatataattaatattaattataatattaattaatattataataattaattaatattaattaatataattaatattaatcttatatgtgacaccacggtcacaTTACATTTCTATCAGATTCTGATtaattcgtctctcggcttaagccgagaaatggtTTAGTTGATATGAAACAGatgataatttagtgaaatccattattttgattataattacgttatgccgtctctcggcttaaatcgtaagtgtgtctagggcatcaGGTGATATCTTCAAACcttctttatctcagaattgggaACTAATTACCTTTCctttataattaataaatatttcacatttaatttacaattttggattattggaaaaatgttaaatttctttttaaatatttaagaattttcattttcaaagttttaactgttagtctaaaaaaaactttttgagcATTCAAAACTTAGAAATGAGTGAGTTCGTGGTTCAAAACCTTTAAGTTTTCatgttttacaatttaattttactaattAACCCTCAAAAGCCTAAAGGGTATCATCAGAAAACTCACATTTAAACTGTTTTGATAAAAttctattcatttaaaattactttggtgTACTTAGtcatagtcttactaacatttTTTCTGAATATAAATATGAACAAACGccgtaaatattaatttaaacatagaaatattatttttaggtTCGTGTCTTAATCCGTGATGGGCTTTTGAACTTTAGAGGGTTAACTTGTTTTAAAAACTATCAcgtatgaaaaaaatcaaagcaaAGGCTTTGTATTCCTTTCTGAAAGCCAATTCGACCAGAATaataagaattattaaattatgGTCCATGGGGCTGAAGTTAAGAGTAATACGGTGATGGTCAgataggaaaaaaagaaaattaaaaatcttattaAAATGTAAGATATATCAACATTGCATAAGGGCCTTGATATTGCCAAACctgagaattagccgagagacggcttggcgtaattttattataaataatggttaaccctctaacgggtgaGACCGCCTCCaagcggtcttcacaaaaatcacatttacagcgacaataaaggttttatttatttgaaggtgctatagtgtcctcggtaatagtcttactaacatcttttgaaagtttgaactcattttgactcttcgttttgttcctattcccagttttgtgtgacaggtcagagaaaaagcaacaaaaaatatttgtgcaaaaaatactcatttccaatttccataaaaataccgatttaaagttatctgtctaaaataaatttattttttacttaaagatatgtcattctactttgtatattttatttaaaaaaatttgaaaaaactaaaaatgtgaattttagaagcaaaaagagtttcaaaaaatttttatattttctcacctagcgcctaaactaaaaaaaagataatgaagaatggatggttttttcgactttattggatcataattatcctagaaaacattgttttagaacttt
Proteins encoded in this window:
- the LOC129803280 gene encoding uncharacterized protein LOC129803280, with translation MVIKMSERSKSPMARKEVIGNRKEIRIGKNDAHLRIVGNDNRVLVKFNSGFVDVVGNSSKIKVLRNDGDIQYTGNSGRISLGSDSTNTHVHYTGTDGRLKLVNEEELVMSSKKKSPQSRNVAHEKDSEQKQRNQEKLFPDITNVKINNNSGNIVINNIIIS